The DNA segment CTGCTGCAGCCGCTGGCCCACAAGTTCGGGATGTCCACCGAGCTGCTGCAGATCAACGACGGCAAGATCACCTCCTACGACGGGGTGCTCAGCACCACCGTCGCCGAGGCGCTCGACGGCAAGGAACTGTGGGCCACCGCCCAGTGCCGGCCGCATCCGACGGAACCGCTGGACGAGTACGGCCAGGGCGACGCGTTCGTCGGCCTCGCCTTCTGCGCGATCCGCTGCGTCGCCGACGTCGACATCGAACTCGGCACCATCCGGGTCGTGGAGATGGCCGTCGCCCAGGACGTGGGCCGGGTGCTCAACCCGCGCCAGCTGCGGGCCCGTATCGAGGCCGGTGTCACCCAGGGCCTGGGCGCGGCGCTGATGGAGAACCTGCGCACCACCCGTGGCCAGGTCCGCCACCCCGACCTGACCGGCTACAACCTGCCGACCGCCCTCGACGCCCCCGACATCCGCATCGTCAAGCTCGTCGAGGAACGGGACGTGATCGCCTCCTTCGGTGCCAAGCCCGCCAGCGCCGTCCCGGTCGTCACCTCACCCGCCGCCGTCGCCTCCGCCGTCCGCGCCGCCACCGGCCGCCCCATCGGCCGCCTCCCGATCCGCCCCCAGGCGGCGGTGGCGCAGGTGGTGCAGCAGTAGAGTCGCGGCCCTTACCCGGGTATTTCCCCGCCGCCCACCCCCCTTCGGGGGGTGGGCGGGTGTATGTGTGCCGGTTTCGGGTGGGGCGGGGCCGGGCGGGGCCGGGGCCTGAGAGGCAGCGGCCCGGAGCCGGCCGGGGGCCGAGAGCCGGTTCGGCGCGGCCGAGTCCGGCTGCCGGGTGCGGTCCGGCCGGGTCCTGGTACGCGGGCGCGGCGTGGGACGGCCGAACCCGCACGTGACGTGTTCGGCGTGGGCGAGCGTCCTGGGACCGGGCGGCAGGGGCGCGTTTCCGCGCCCGTCGCGGCGCGGTGCCCGCGCGGAAGCGGTCGCCGACCGGCATTTTCACGGTCCGTCACGGAAATTGTCAGTGGGGTCGCTTAGAGTGATTTCCGGTGTGCGGGACGGCGTCGAACGACCGGAGGGAAGCGGCCAGAGGAGTCCAAAGTGCTTGCGGCGCACCGGAATTGGAGGATCCTGGGGCGGCCGGAGTGAGCGCCGACCGGCCAGGGGGATCGCGGGGAACGCGAGGCCGAGGGGGAGAGCGGATGCCACGGGAGTGGGCGGGGGAGTCCGGGCGGGACCGGGCCGTGGAGCGGTACGTCCAGGAGCTGTTGGTGCGCAGGCCGCGCAGCCGGCCCGAGTCGCCCGCCACGCTGCTGCTGGGGCCGCGCGGCAGCGGAAAGACGACCGTGCTGCGGCATCTGGCGGACTGGGCCCGGCGGGCACCGGTGGCCCGTCTCGACCTGGCGGCGCTGGGGCAGGAGGGCCGCAAGCCGATCGATGTGCTGGCCGCTCTGGTCTTCCAGCTCAACGAGCGGAAGAAGGACTTCGCCCGGCTGCGGTTCCCGGCGTTCGGACTGTTGACGATCGCCGTCGCGGCACAGGTGGAGGCGGCCGACCGGGACGCCGCGGTACGGCGGATGGAGGAGGCACTGGTCGGCCCTCCGGGCAGCCGCTCGGAGGTGATCAATCAGCTCGCCGCCTACGCCGCGACGGTCCTCGGCGCCCCGACAGCGGTGACCGCCGCGCTGCCGCTGCTGCCGGAGTGGCGCCGTCACTGGGCGCGCCTGCGGGTGCGCTGGCAACTGGCGCGTATCCGGCGCCGCAGCCGGGGCGCCGGCTCCGTCGACGGGTTCCTGATCGACCTCAACCAGCGCTACGGGGACAGGGAGGAGGCAGAGCGGCAGCGGGCCGAGGCGGTGCTCTTCGACGCCTTCCTGGACGATCTGCGCCGCGCGTACGCCTCGCGCGGTGGTGATAAACGGCGGACGACACAGTGCCTGGTGCTGCTGGACAACGTCGACAGCCCGCTGGGCAACGACTTCCTCAAAGCGTTGTTGGACGCCCGGCGCAAGGCGGGGGCGCCCGACCCGCTGCTGGTGCTCGCCACCGCGGGCAGCTATCCGGCGGCGCTGGAGGGCTTCGCGTTCGGCGGACCGCGTCGGGCCGGTGCGCTGCCCGGCCGGTGGCCCGCGGAGGAGGAGAAGTTCGTTCCGGAGCGGGTCGTGAAGGGGCTGGTGGTGGGCCGGCTGCGCGATCTGGCGCGCCACGAGGTCGAGCAGCAGGCCGAAGAGGTCCTGCGGTCGGCCGGCCGCCGGGTGCCGTTGCCCGCTGCCGACAACGGTGTGCAATGGCTGGGCTGGGTGGTGCACGAACTCACCCGCGGCCATCCGGCGGGCACCGCGCAGCTGCTCCAGGCCCTGCTCGAATGCCCTGCGGAGACCGGTTGGGAGGCGCGGCTGCGGCAGGTCCTGCAGCCCTCCTCGGGCCTCGTCGACACCCTGCTGGAGCGGCTGTTGCCGATCGACGCGAGCGGTGAGCTGGCGCAGGCACTGACCCGTGCCGCGGCCGCCGTCGATCTGGCCCAGACGCAGGCGGGCCTGGCGCTGTGGGACGAGTCGAGCGCCCGGGTCCAGGAGGAGTTCAACGACTTCTGTACGGACGTGCTGCGCACCATGCACCTCGACAGCGGTGACGAGGCGGCCGACGGCCCTACGGAAACCCCTCATCCGCTGCTGCGCCTCCTGCTGCTCTGCCGGCTCGCCGCGGCCCCGGATCCCGCCATGGGGACGGGAAGGGACGCCGGGGCCCTCGACGGGGCGTCCGGCCTGCGCAGGTGGCGTGCCGTCCATGCCGCCCTGAGGGACCGGGCCGCAGCCTCGGGGGAGCAGTCCACCGCGGCCTATCACGCGCTGGCGGGTGGTGATCTCGCCGCGGCAGCCGCCCATCTGGACGACGCTTTCGACCGGCTCGCCCCCGAGGAGTGGTGTGCGGAGCTGTGCCGGCTGCGGCGCGCCCCGCTCCCCGAGGCGGACGGGGCCCTGGGCCAGCCGCTGTGGGAGCGCTACGAGCGGCTGGTGGACCATCTCGGCGACGGTGCGGTGGATCAACGGTTGCGGACCATCACCCGGCTGCTCGCGGCGGTCTGGATCAGTCCCGAGCCGCCGGACGACCCCCGGACGGACCGGGTCGGCGACCCGTATCGCGACCCGCTCGGCGATCCCGCCGCGGAGCTGTACGGCGAGATCCAGGCCCGCTTCCACACCCTCGCGGTGCACGCCGACAGCGTGCTCTGGACCTCGGCGCTGCTGCGGAAGGCGAAGCAGTACGGAAAGGAGCCGTGGCTGTGAGCACCCGGATCTTCGAACCGCCCCGGCCGCCGCGGCGCTGGGGCCTGTGGATCGCTTCGGCTCTGGTGGTGGCGGCGGTCGCGGTCGCCGCCGTGGTGCAGATCGTCGACCGGGCCGGCCGCTGCGGCGACGGCGTCCGCGAGGTGGCCGGCGGCGAGTGCGTGGGCGTCACGGACGGCGCGTACGCCTTCGGGAACATGCAGCAGCTGAGCGCCAGGATCCGCGACGAGAACCAGAAGGTCGCGACGTCCGGGCAGCGGTCGGTGGCCATCGCCTATGTCGAGGCCATGGCGGGCGGATCCGCCGACCGCGGGCCGGAGGCCACCCGGCAGGCCGTCAGCGGCGCC comes from the Streptomyces angustmyceticus genome and includes:
- a CDS encoding P-loop NTPase family protein translates to MPREWAGESGRDRAVERYVQELLVRRPRSRPESPATLLLGPRGSGKTTVLRHLADWARRAPVARLDLAALGQEGRKPIDVLAALVFQLNERKKDFARLRFPAFGLLTIAVAAQVEAADRDAAVRRMEEALVGPPGSRSEVINQLAAYAATVLGAPTAVTAALPLLPEWRRHWARLRVRWQLARIRRRSRGAGSVDGFLIDLNQRYGDREEAERQRAEAVLFDAFLDDLRRAYASRGGDKRRTTQCLVLLDNVDSPLGNDFLKALLDARRKAGAPDPLLVLATAGSYPAALEGFAFGGPRRAGALPGRWPAEEEKFVPERVVKGLVVGRLRDLARHEVEQQAEEVLRSAGRRVPLPAADNGVQWLGWVVHELTRGHPAGTAQLLQALLECPAETGWEARLRQVLQPSSGLVDTLLERLLPIDASGELAQALTRAAAAVDLAQTQAGLALWDESSARVQEEFNDFCTDVLRTMHLDSGDEAADGPTETPHPLLRLLLLCRLAAAPDPAMGTGRDAGALDGASGLRRWRAVHAALRDRAAASGEQSTAAYHALAGGDLAAAAAHLDDAFDRLAPEEWCAELCRLRRAPLPEADGALGQPLWERYERLVDHLGDGAVDQRLRTITRLLAAVWISPEPPDDPRTDRVGDPYRDPLGDPAAELYGEIQARFHTLAVHADSVLWTSALLRKAKQYGKEPWL